A DNA window from Enterobacter cloacae subsp. cloacae ATCC 13047 contains the following coding sequences:
- a CDS encoding zinc metalloprotease HtpX — MISRDLRHAQNVGARHRWHNRLQTVLLVLTLLGIAAVAGSLLLGDGGLWLALAAAGFTLLLEPAAASGLTLRLYGARPLHPDEAPDLWAVLRELAARAGLPTVPVPHYVPSGVVNAFATGSKHHAAIALTDGLLRSLTPRELTGVLGHEIAHIANEDLRVMGLADSISRLTHLLALLGQLAIVLSLPTLLLGVTEVNWPALLLLAVAPQLALLAQLGLSRVREFDADRLAAELTGDPHGLASALAKIERVSRSWRAWLLPGWGNPEPSWLRTHPATAERIERLLELAPPPAMPPFPSARFDPEVTVSPRPPRWRTGGLWR; from the coding sequence ATGATCAGTCGTGATCTGCGCCACGCGCAGAATGTCGGCGCGCGGCATCGCTGGCACAATCGCCTGCAAACCGTGCTGTTGGTGCTGACCCTGCTCGGAATTGCCGCCGTCGCTGGCAGCCTGCTGTTGGGTGACGGCGGGCTTTGGCTGGCGCTTGCGGCTGCGGGGTTCACCCTGCTGCTTGAACCGGCGGCCGCCTCCGGGCTGACCTTGCGGCTGTATGGCGCACGCCCCCTGCACCCGGATGAAGCGCCCGATCTTTGGGCTGTGTTGCGCGAACTGGCGGCGCGGGCCGGGCTGCCTACCGTGCCGGTACCGCACTACGTGCCCAGCGGGGTCGTCAACGCCTTCGCCACCGGTTCGAAGCATCACGCGGCCATCGCGCTGACCGACGGCCTGCTGCGTAGCCTCACGCCCCGCGAGTTGACCGGCGTGCTCGGCCACGAAATCGCGCATATTGCGAACGAGGATTTGCGTGTCATGGGCTTGGCCGATTCCATCAGCCGGCTCACCCATCTTCTGGCCTTGTTGGGGCAGCTTGCGATCGTGCTCAGCTTGCCAACGCTATTGCTTGGAGTCACGGAAGTCAATTGGCCCGCGTTGCTTCTACTTGCGGTCGCGCCACAGCTGGCCTTGCTGGCTCAGTTGGGCTTGTCCAGGGTGCGCGAATTCGACGCCGACCGGCTCGCTGCCGAATTGACCGGCGACCCGCACGGGCTGGCCTCAGCGCTCGCCAAGATCGAGCGGGTGAGCCGCTCCTGGCGCGCCTGGCTGCTGCCCGGATGGGGCAATCCGGAACCCTCCTGGTTGCGCACGCATCCAGCGACGGCTGAACGCATTGAGCGCTTGCTGGAACTTGCTCCGCCGCCCGCGATGCCGCCGTTTCCATCGGCCCGTTTCGACCCCGAAGTGACCGTATCACCACGTCCGCCACGCTGGCGCACTGGCGGCCTTTGGCGCTGA
- the hsp20 gene encoding small heat shock protein sHSP20 — MDIDFKKLAPWNWFKNEQQEQQTVSSLPVQRNDLPAASGPVSPILQLHREIDRLFDDAFRGFGFPALNMPQWPSDWSGMLKPALDIQETDKQYKIALEVPGVEEKDIQITLDNDVLMVRGEKRQEQEKKEGGFHRVERSYGSFQRALNLPDDANQDSIKASFKNGVLTVTIDKREVSAPKQGRSIPING; from the coding sequence ATGGACATCGATTTCAAGAAGTTGGCTCCCTGGAACTGGTTCAAGAACGAGCAGCAAGAGCAGCAGACCGTCTCTTCCCTGCCGGTGCAGCGCAATGACCTGCCAGCGGCGAGCGGGCCAGTCAGCCCGATCCTGCAACTGCATCGGGAAATCGACCGGCTGTTCGATGACGCATTCCGGGGCTTCGGTTTTCCGGCGTTGAACATGCCGCAGTGGCCATCCGATTGGTCGGGCATGCTGAAGCCGGCCCTGGACATCCAGGAAACCGACAAGCAGTACAAGATTGCCCTGGAAGTGCCCGGTGTCGAGGAGAAGGACATCCAGATCACTCTCGACAACGACGTGCTGATGGTGCGTGGCGAGAAGCGCCAGGAACAGGAGAAGAAGGAAGGTGGCTTCCACCGTGTGGAGCGCTCCTACGGCAGCTTTCAGCGTGCCTTGAACCTGCCTGACGACGCCAACCAGGATTCGATCAAAGCATCGTTCAAGAACGGGGTGCTCACGGTCACGATCGACAAGCGCGAGGTCAGCGCGCCGAAGCAGGGACGCTCGATCCCGATCAACGGCTGA
- a CDS encoding helix-turn-helix domain-containing protein: MKAHLQVIFTLDELAAYLKVGKRTLYRLAAHGEIPAFKVGGTWRFPQSEIDQWINDQTRAAAKKEVMRKREQQKSSEQPVSPGRTARHSRQRA, from the coding sequence ATGAAAGCGCACCTACAGGTGATTTTCACGCTCGATGAATTGGCTGCGTACTTGAAAGTCGGCAAGCGGACGCTTTATCGGCTCGCCGCGCACGGGGAAATTCCGGCTTTCAAGGTGGGCGGGACGTGGCGGTTTCCTCAAAGTGAAATCGATCAGTGGATCAATGATCAGACCCGAGCCGCAGCAAAGAAGGAGGTGATGCGCAAGCGTGAACAGCAGAAGTCATCCGAGCAGCCCGTGTCGCCTGGGCGCACTGCCCGTCACAGCAGGCAAAGGGCTTGA
- a CDS encoding phosphate-starvation-inducible PsiE family protein — translation MKEKQADPIKTFRAQWAVMTFYERFEQVIALALSAIIAVIIVVSLLQLISIVFSLLIIDAFNPLDHKVFQTVFGMIMTLLIAMEFKHSIVRVALRRDSIIQVKTVILIGLIALARKFVILDPETGPAKVAALAGATLALGATYWLLRERDDRTAGESSDDQS, via the coding sequence ATGAAGGAAAAGCAAGCAGACCCGATCAAAACATTTCGCGCCCAATGGGCAGTGATGACGTTCTACGAGCGCTTTGAACAGGTGATCGCGCTCGCGCTGTCCGCAATCATTGCCGTTATCATCGTGGTCTCGCTGCTGCAGCTGATCTCGATCGTCTTCAGCCTGCTGATCATTGATGCATTCAATCCGCTCGATCACAAGGTCTTCCAGACCGTGTTCGGCATGATCATGACGCTGCTCATTGCCATGGAGTTCAAGCATTCCATCGTGAGGGTGGCCTTGCGGCGCGACAGCATCATCCAGGTCAAGACGGTGATCCTGATCGGGCTGATCGCCCTGGCGCGTAAATTCGTAATCCTCGACCCGGAGACCGGCCCCGCCAAGGTCGCGGCGCTTGCAGGCGCGACACTGGCCCTCGGGGCGACTTACTGGCTGCTGCGCGAGCGCGATGACCGGACAGCCGGGGAAAGCTCAGATGATCAGTCGTGA
- a CDS encoding transposase: MRPQRRTYSKSFKAQVIQECSEPGASIANIALGYSLNANLDHKWIRLPTQKTTAIQPAFIPLPSQMLGVGSHTQARCCDHEFDPVGP, translated from the coding sequence ATGCGCCCTCAGCGCCGTACCTACAGCAAATCTTTCAAGGCTCAGGTCATTCAGGAGTGTTCTGAACCCGGTGCCTCCATCGCAAACATCGCCTTGGGCTACAGCCTCAATGCCAACCTCGATCACAAATGGATTCGGCTGCCTACCCAGAAAACCACGGCTATCCAGCCAGCGTTCATCCCGTTGCCTTCTCAAATGCTCGGCGTGGGTTCGCATACTCAAGCGCGCTGCTGCGATCATGAGTTTGATCCAGTCGGCCCGTAA
- the lacY gene encoding lactose permease: MYYLKNTNFWMFGLFFFFYFFIMGAYFPFFPIWLHDINHISKSDTGIIFAAISLFSLLFQPLFGLLSDKLGLRKYLLWIITGMLVMFAPFFIFIFGPLLQYNILVGSIVGGIYLGFCFNAGAPAVEAFIEKVSRRSNFEYGRARMFGCVGWALCASIVGIMFTINNQFVFWLGSGCAFILAVLLFFAKTDAPSSATVANAVGANHSAFSLKLALELFRQPKLWFLSLYVIGVSCTYDVFDQQFANFFTSFFATGEQGTRVFGYVTTMGELLNASIMFFAPLIINRIGGKNALLLAGTIMSVRIIGSSFATSALEVVILKTLHMFEVPFLLVGCFKYITSQFEVRFSATIYLVCFCFFKQLAMIFMSILAGNMYESIGFQGAYLVLGLVALGFTLISVFTLSGPGPLSLLRRQVNEVA, translated from the coding sequence ATGTACTATTTAAAAAACACAAACTTTTGGATGTTCGGTTTATTCTTTTTCTTTTACTTTTTTATCATGGGAGCCTACTTCCCGTTTTTCCCGATTTGGCTACATGACATCAACCATATCAGCAAAAGTGATACGGGTATTATTTTTGCCGCTATTTCTCTGTTCTCGCTATTATTCCAACCGCTGTTTGGTCTGCTTTCTGACAAACTCGGGCTGCGCAAATACCTGCTGTGGATTATTACCGGCATGTTAGTGATGTTTGCGCCGTTCTTTATTTTTATCTTCGGGCCACTGTTACAATACAACATTTTAGTAGGATCGATTGTTGGTGGTATTTATCTAGGCTTTTGTTTTAACGCCGGTGCGCCAGCAGTAGAGGCATTTATCGAGAAAGTCAGCCGTCGCAGTAATTTCGAATATGGTCGCGCGCGGATGTTTGGCTGTGTTGGCTGGGCGCTGTGTGCCTCGATTGTCGGCATCATGTTCACCATCAATAATCAGTTTGTTTTCTGGCTGGGTTCTGGCTGTGCATTCATCCTCGCCGTTTTACTCTTTTTCGCCAAAACGGATGCGCCCTCTTCTGCCACGGTTGCCAATGCGGTAGGTGCCAACCATTCGGCATTTAGCCTTAAGCTGGCGCTGGAACTGTTCAGACAGCCAAAACTGTGGTTTTTGTCACTGTATGTTATTGGCGTTTCCTGCACCTACGATGTTTTTGACCAACAGTTTGCTAATTTCTTTACTTCGTTCTTTGCTACCGGTGAACAGGGTACGCGGGTATTTGGCTACGTAACGACAATGGGCGAATTACTTAACGCCTCGATTATGTTTTTTGCGCCACTGATCATTAATCGCATCGGTGGGAAAAACGCCCTGCTGCTGGCTGGCACTATTATGTCAGTACGTATTATTGGCTCATCGTTCGCTACCTCAGCACTGGAAGTGGTTATTCTGAAAACGCTGCATATGTTTGAAGTACCGTTCCTGCTGGTGGGCTGCTTTAAATATATTACCAGCCAGTTTGAAGTGCGTTTTTCAGCGACGATTTATCTGGTCTGTTTCTGCTTCTTTAAGCAACTGGCGATGATTTTTATGTCTATTCTGGCGGGCAATATGTATGAAAGCATCGGTTTCCAGGGCGCTTACCTGGTGCTGGGTCTGGTGGCGCTGGGCTTCACCTTAATTTCCGTGTTCACGCTTAGCGGCCCCGGCCCACTTTCTCTGCTGCGTCGCCAGGTGAATGAAGTCGCTTAA
- a CDS encoding IS1 family transposase (programmed frameshift), translating to MASISIRCPSCSATEGVVRNGKSTAGHQRYLCSHCRKTWQLQFTYTASQPGTHQKIIDMAMNGVGCRATARIMGVGLNTILRHFKKLRPQSVTSRIQPGSDVIVCAEMDEQWGYVGAKSRQRWLFYAYDRIRRTVVAHVFGERTLATLERLLSLLSAFEVVVWMTDGWPLYEPRLKGKLHVISKRYTQRIERHNLNLRQHLARLGRKSLSFSKSVELHDKVIGHYLNIKDYQ from the exons GTGGCTTCCATTTCCATCAGATGTCCTTCCTGCTCCGCTACTGAAGGCGTGGTGCGTAACGGCAAAAGCACTGCCGGACATCAGCGCTATCTCTGCTCTCACTGCCGTAAAACATGGCAGCTCCAGTTCACTTACACCGCCTCTCAGCCCGGTACACACCAGAAAATTATTGATATGGCCATGAATGGCGTTGGATGCCGGGCAACCGCCCGCATTATGGGCGTTGGCCTCAACACGATTTTACGTCACT TTAAAAAACTCAGGCCGCAGTCGGTAACCTCGCGCATACAACCGGGCAGTGATGTGATTGTCTGCGCTGAAATGGACGAACAGTGGGGCTACGTCGGTGCTAAATCACGTCAGCGCTGGCTGTTTTACGCGTATGACAGGATACGGAGGACGGTTGTGGCGCACGTCTTCGGTGAACGCACTCTGGCCACACTGGAGCGTCTTCTGAGCCTGCTGTCGGCCTTTGAGGTCGTGGTATGGATGACGGATGGCTGGCCGCTGTATGAACCCCGCCTGAAGGGAAAGCTGCACGTTATCAGCAAGCGTTACACTCAGCGCATTGAGCGACATAACCTGAATCTGAGACAACATCTGGCAAGGCTGGGACGGAAGTCACTGTCGTTCTCAAAATCGGTGGAGCTGCATGACAAGGTCATCGGGCATTATCTGAACATAAAAGACTATCAATAA
- the lacZ gene encoding beta-galactosidase — protein MITDSLAVVLQRRDWENPGVTQLNRLAAHPPFASWRNSEEARTDRPSQESRSLNGEWRFAWFPAPEAVPESWLERDLPDADTVIVPSNWQMHGYDAPIYTNVTYPIAVNPPYVPTENPTGCYSLTFNVDESWLQEGQTRIIFDGVNSAFHLWCNGRWVGYGQDSRLPSEFDLSAFLHAGENRLAVMVLRWSDGSYLEDQDMWRMSGIFRDVSLLHKPSTQISDFHVATHFNDDFSRAVLEADVQMYGELRDELRVTVSLWQGETQVASGTAPFGGEIIDERGGYADHVTLRLNVENPKLWSAEIPNLYRAVVELHTADGTLIEAEACDVGFREVRIENGLLLLNGKPLLIRGVNRHEHHPLHGQVMDEQTMVQDILLMKQNNFNAVRCSHYPNHPLWYTLCDHYGLYVVDEANIETHGMVPMNRLTDDPRWLPAMSERVTRMVQRDRNHPSVIIWSLGNESGHGANHDALYRWIKSVDPSRPVQYEGGGADTFATDIICPMYARVDEDQPFPAVPKWSIKKWLSLPGETRPLILCEYAHAMGNSLGGFAKYWQAFRQYPRLQGGFVWDWVDQSLIKYDENGNPWSAYGGDFGDKPNDRQFCMNGLVFADRTPHPALTEAKHQQQFFQFSLSGRTIEVTSEYLFRHSDNELLHWMVALDGKPLASGEVPLDVAPQGKQLIELPELPQPKSAGQLWLTVHVVQPNATTWSAAGHISAWQQWRLAENLSVTLPSAPHAIPQLTTSETDFCIELDNKRWQFNRQSGFLSQMWIGDKKQLLTPLRDQFTRAPLDNDIGVSEATRIDPNAWVERWKAAGHYQAEAALLQCTADTLADAVLITTVHAWQHQGKTLFISRKTYRIDGSGQMAITVDVEVASNTPHPARIGLTCQLAQVAERVNWLGLGPQENYPDRLTAACFDRWDLPLSDMYTPYVFPSENGLRCGTRELNYGPHQWRGDFQFNISRYSQQQLMETSHRHLLHAEEGTWLNIDGFHMGIGGDDSWSPSVSAEFHLSAGSYHYQLLWCQK, from the coding sequence ATGATTACGGATTCACTGGCCGTCGTATTACAACGTCGTGACTGGGAAAACCCTGGCGTTACCCAACTTAATCGCCTTGCGGCACATCCCCCTTTCGCCAGCTGGCGTAATAGCGAAGAGGCTCGCACCGATCGCCCTTCCCAAGAGTCGCGCAGCCTGAATGGTGAATGGCGCTTTGCCTGGTTTCCGGCACCAGAAGCGGTACCAGAAAGCTGGCTGGAGCGCGATCTTCCTGACGCCGATACTGTCATCGTCCCCTCAAACTGGCAGATGCACGGTTACGATGCGCCTATCTACACCAACGTGACCTATCCCATTGCGGTCAATCCGCCGTATGTTCCCACGGAGAATCCGACGGGTTGTTACTCGCTCACATTTAATGTTGATGAAAGCTGGCTACAGGAAGGCCAGACGCGAATTATTTTTGATGGTGTTAACTCGGCGTTTCATTTGTGGTGCAACGGGCGCTGGGTCGGTTACGGACAGGACAGTCGTTTGCCGTCTGAATTTGACCTGAGCGCATTTTTACACGCCGGAGAAAACCGCCTCGCGGTGATGGTGCTGCGCTGGAGTGACGGCAGTTATCTGGAAGATCAGGATATGTGGCGGATGAGCGGCATTTTCCGTGACGTCTCGTTGCTGCATAAACCGAGCACGCAAATCAGCGATTTCCATGTAGCCACTCACTTTAATGATGATTTCAGCCGCGCTGTACTGGAGGCAGACGTTCAGATGTACGGCGAGCTGCGCGATGAGCTGCGGGTGACGGTTTCTTTGTGGCAGGGTGAAACGCAGGTCGCCAGCGGCACCGCGCCTTTCGGCGGTGAAATTATCGATGAGCGTGGTGGTTATGCCGATCACGTCACCCTACGTCTGAACGTCGAAAACCCGAAACTGTGGAGCGCCGAAATCCCGAATCTCTATCGTGCGGTGGTTGAACTGCACACCGCCGACGGCACGCTGATTGAAGCAGAAGCCTGCGATGTCGGTTTCCGCGAGGTGCGGATTGAAAATGGTCTGCTGCTGCTGAACGGCAAGCCGTTGCTGATTCGCGGCGTTAACCGTCACGAGCATCATCCTCTGCATGGTCAGGTCATGGATGAGCAGACGATGGTGCAGGATATCCTGCTGATGAAGCAGAACAACTTTAACGCCGTGCGCTGTTCGCATTATCCGAACCATCCGCTGTGGTACACGCTGTGCGACCACTACGGCCTGTATGTGGTGGATGAAGCCAACATTGAAACCCACGGCATGGTGCCAATGAATCGTCTGACCGATGATCCGCGCTGGCTACCCGCGATGAGCGAACGCGTAACGCGAATGGTGCAGCGCGATCGTAATCACCCGAGTGTGATCATCTGGTCGCTGGGGAATGAATCAGGCCACGGCGCTAATCACGACGCACTCTATCGCTGGATCAAATCTGTCGATCCTTCCCGCCCGGTACAGTATGAAGGCGGCGGAGCCGACACCTTCGCAACCGATATTATTTGCCCGATGTACGCGCGCGTGGATGAAGACCAGCCCTTCCCGGCTGTGCCGAAATGGTCCATCAAAAAATGGCTTTCGTTGCCTGGAGAGACGCGCCCGCTGATCCTTTGCGAATACGCCCACGCGATGGGTAACAGTCTTGGCGGCTTCGCTAAATACTGGCAGGCGTTTCGTCAGTACCCCCGTTTACAGGGCGGCTTCGTCTGGGACTGGGTGGATCAGTCGCTGATTAAATATGATGAAAATGGCAATCCGTGGTCGGCTTACGGCGGTGATTTTGGCGATAAGCCGAATGATCGCCAGTTCTGCATGAACGGTCTGGTCTTTGCCGACCGCACGCCGCATCCGGCGCTGACGGAAGCAAAACACCAGCAGCAGTTTTTCCAGTTCAGTTTATCCGGGCGAACCATCGAAGTGACCAGCGAATACCTGTTCCGTCATAGCGATAACGAGCTCCTGCACTGGATGGTGGCGCTGGATGGCAAGCCGCTGGCAAGCGGTGAAGTGCCTCTGGATGTCGCTCCACAAGGTAAACAGTTGATTGAACTGCCTGAACTACCGCAGCCGAAGAGCGCCGGACAACTCTGGCTAACGGTTCACGTAGTGCAACCGAACGCGACCACATGGTCAGCAGCCGGACACATCAGCGCCTGGCAGCAGTGGCGTCTGGCGGAAAACCTCAGCGTGACACTCCCCTCCGCGCCCCACGCCATCCCGCAACTGACCACCAGCGAAACGGATTTTTGCATCGAGCTGGATAATAAGCGTTGGCAATTTAACCGCCAGTCAGGCTTTCTTTCACAGATGTGGATTGGCGATAAAAAACAACTGCTGACGCCGCTGCGCGATCAGTTCACCCGCGCACCGCTGGATAACGACATTGGCGTAAGTGAAGCGACCCGCATTGACCCTAACGCCTGGGTCGAACGCTGGAAGGCGGCGGGCCATTACCAGGCCGAAGCAGCGTTGTTGCAGTGCACGGCAGATACGCTTGCCGACGCGGTGCTGATTACCACGGTCCACGCGTGGCAGCATCAGGGGAAAACCTTATTTATCAGCCGGAAAACCTACCGGATTGATGGAAGTGGTCAAATGGCGATTACCGTTGATGTTGAAGTGGCGAGCAATACGCCACATCCGGCGCGGATTGGCCTGACCTGCCAGCTGGCGCAGGTAGCAGAGCGGGTAAACTGGCTCGGATTAGGGCCGCAAGAAAACTATCCCGACCGCCTTACTGCGGCCTGTTTTGACCGCTGGGATCTGCCATTGTCAGACATGTATACCCCGTACGTCTTCCCGAGCGAAAACGGTCTGCGCTGCGGGACGCGCGAATTGAATTATGGCCCACACCAGTGGCGCGGCGACTTCCAGTTCAACATCAGCCGCTACAGTCAACAGCAACTGATGGAAACCAGCCATCGCCATCTGCTGCACGCGGAAGAAGGCACATGGCTGAATATCGACGGTTTCCATATGGGGATTGGTGGCGACGACTCCTGGAGCCCGTCAGTGTCGGCGGAATTCCACCTTAGCGCCGGTAGCTACCATTACCAGTTGCTCTGGTGTCAAAAATAA
- the clpK gene encoding heat shock survival AAA family ATPase ClpK, with translation MARKQCQVCGQPATVRVEANLNGRHSTMLLCDDHYRQLVRQQKRTVSPLEALFGSRSGLFEDFLGSDFFRIGDDATPVAADTDDVVDASFGEPAAAGSGAPRRRGSGLASRISEQSEALLQEAAKHAAEFGRSEVDTEHLLLALADSDVVKTILGQFKIKVDDLKRQIESEAKRGDKPFEGEIGVSPRVKDALSRAFVASNELGHSYVGPEHFLIGLAEEGEGLAANLLRRYGLTPQALRQQVSKVVGKGAEDGRAETPTNTPELDKYSRDLTKMARDGKLDPVIGRAQEIETTIEVLARRKKNNPVLIGEPGVGKTAIVEGLAQRMVAGEVPETLRDKRLVELNINAMVAGAKYRGEFEERVQKVLKEVTEHQGELILFIDEVHTIVGAGQGGGEGGLDVANVFKPMMARGELNLIGATTLNEYQKYIEKDAALERRFQPVTVPEPTVAQAIMILRGLRDTFEAHHKVSISEDAIIAAAELSDRYITARFLPDKAIDLLDQAAARVKLSATARPVAVQELESELHQLRREQDYVAARKQYDQAAELGKRIEAKEAELKKLVEDWERERASGSAEVKAEHVAQIVSRLTGIPVNELTVEEREKLLHLEQRLHERLVGQDEAVRAVADAVRLSRAGLREGSKPVATFLFLGPTGVGKTELAKALAESIYGDEHALLRIDMSEYGERHTVARLVGAPPGYVGYDEGGQLTEKVRRKPYSVLLLDEIEKAHPDVYNILLQVFDDGRLTDGKGRVVDFTNTIIIATSNLGSDIIQRRLKARGAAGEEYEKTKAGVMDVLRGHFRPEFLNRIDEIIVFHALGKEEIRHIVGLQLDRVARSAASQGVTLTFDQTLIDHFAEEGYKPEFGARELKRLIRSELETALAREMLGGGIGKGDHASARWDDKAERVVFERKEPPQTPAEPEQPDAAKASDAS, from the coding sequence ATGGCCAGAAAACAATGCCAGGTCTGCGGCCAACCCGCCACCGTGCGGGTGGAAGCCAATCTCAACGGTCGTCACAGCACCATGCTGTTGTGCGACGACCATTACCGGCAATTAGTGCGCCAGCAAAAGCGCACCGTTTCGCCGCTGGAAGCCTTGTTCGGCTCGCGCAGCGGCCTGTTCGAGGACTTCCTCGGCAGTGACTTCTTCCGCATCGGCGACGACGCGACGCCAGTTGCCGCCGATACCGATGACGTGGTCGATGCCTCGTTTGGCGAGCCCGCCGCCGCAGGTTCGGGTGCGCCGCGCCGTCGCGGCAGTGGGCTGGCCAGCCGCATCAGCGAACAGTCGGAAGCCTTGCTGCAGGAGGCCGCCAAACACGCTGCCGAATTTGGCCGCTCCGAGGTGGATACCGAACATCTGCTGCTGGCGCTGGCCGACAGCGACGTGGTCAAGACCATCCTGGGTCAGTTCAAGATCAAGGTCGATGACCTCAAGCGGCAGATCGAGTCTGAGGCCAAGCGCGGGGACAAGCCCTTCGAGGGCGAGATCGGCGTGTCGCCGCGCGTGAAGGATGCGCTCAGCCGCGCCTTCGTGGCCTCCAATGAACTCGGCCATTCTTATGTCGGTCCAGAGCATTTCCTGATCGGTCTGGCTGAGGAAGGCGAAGGGCTGGCCGCCAACCTGCTGCGCCGCTACGGCCTGACGCCGCAGGCGCTGCGCCAACAGGTCAGCAAGGTGGTCGGCAAGGGCGCCGAGGATGGCCGCGCTGAGACGCCGACCAACACGCCAGAACTCGACAAGTACTCGCGCGACCTGACCAAGATGGCGCGCGACGGCAAGCTCGACCCGGTGATCGGCCGCGCGCAGGAGATCGAAACCACCATCGAGGTGCTGGCCCGGCGCAAGAAGAACAACCCGGTGCTGATCGGCGAGCCGGGTGTGGGCAAGACCGCCATCGTCGAAGGGCTGGCGCAGCGCATGGTGGCGGGTGAAGTGCCCGAGACCTTGCGCGACAAGCGCCTGGTGGAACTCAACATCAACGCCATGGTGGCCGGCGCCAAATATCGCGGCGAGTTCGAGGAGCGCGTGCAGAAGGTGCTGAAGGAGGTGACCGAGCACCAGGGCGAGCTGATTTTGTTCATCGACGAGGTGCACACCATCGTCGGTGCCGGCCAGGGCGGTGGCGAAGGCGGGCTGGACGTGGCCAACGTGTTCAAACCGATGATGGCGCGCGGTGAACTCAACCTGATCGGCGCCACGACGCTGAACGAGTACCAGAAATACATCGAGAAGGATGCCGCACTGGAGCGGCGCTTCCAGCCGGTGACGGTACCCGAGCCGACGGTGGCCCAGGCCATCATGATTCTGCGCGGCCTGCGCGACACCTTCGAGGCGCACCACAAGGTCAGCATCTCCGAGGACGCGATCATCGCGGCGGCCGAGTTGTCCGACCGCTACATCACGGCGCGCTTCCTGCCGGACAAGGCGATCGACTTGCTCGACCAGGCGGCCGCGCGCGTGAAGCTGTCGGCCACGGCCCGGCCGGTGGCCGTGCAGGAGCTGGAGTCCGAACTGCACCAGCTGCGGCGTGAACAGGATTACGTGGCCGCGCGCAAGCAGTACGACCAGGCCGCCGAGCTCGGGAAGCGCATCGAAGCCAAGGAGGCCGAGCTCAAGAAGCTCGTCGAGGACTGGGAGCGGGAGCGGGCCTCCGGCAGTGCCGAGGTCAAGGCGGAACACGTGGCGCAGATCGTCTCGCGCCTGACCGGCATCCCGGTCAACGAGTTGACGGTGGAAGAGCGCGAAAAGCTGCTGCACTTGGAACAACGGCTGCACGAGCGCCTGGTGGGACAAGACGAGGCGGTCCGTGCCGTGGCCGATGCCGTGCGGCTGTCCCGCGCCGGCCTGCGTGAAGGCAGCAAACCGGTGGCTACCTTCCTGTTTCTGGGCCCGACCGGGGTGGGCAAGACCGAGCTCGCCAAGGCATTGGCCGAATCGATCTACGGCGATGAGCACGCCCTGTTGCGCATCGACATGTCGGAATATGGCGAACGCCATACCGTGGCGCGATTGGTGGGCGCGCCTCCGGGCTATGTCGGTTACGACGAAGGCGGTCAGCTCACCGAGAAGGTGCGGCGCAAGCCCTACAGCGTGCTGCTGCTCGACGAGATCGAGAAGGCACACCCTGACGTATACAACATCCTGCTGCAAGTGTTCGACGACGGTCGCCTCACCGACGGCAAGGGCCGGGTGGTGGATTTCACCAACACCATCATCATCGCCACGTCCAACCTGGGTTCGGACATCATCCAGCGACGGCTGAAGGCGCGCGGGGCGGCCGGCGAGGAGTACGAAAAGACCAAGGCCGGAGTCATGGACGTGCTGCGCGGCCATTTCCGGCCCGAGTTCCTCAACCGCATCGACGAGATCATCGTCTTCCATGCGCTGGGCAAGGAGGAGATCCGCCACATCGTCGGCCTGCAGCTCGATCGCGTGGCGCGCAGCGCCGCCAGCCAGGGCGTGACGCTCACTTTCGATCAGACGCTGATCGACCATTTCGCGGAAGAAGGCTACAAGCCCGAGTTCGGTGCGCGTGAACTCAAGCGCCTGATCCGCAGCGAGCTGGAAACTGCGCTGGCGCGCGAGATGCTCGGCGGCGGTATCGGCAAGGGCGATCACGCCAGCGCACGCTGGGACGACAAGGCCGAACGCGTGGTGTTCGAACGCAAAGAGCCACCGCAGACCCCGGCCGAGCCGGAGCAGCCGGATGCCGCGAAGGCGAGCGACGCATCTTGA